One stretch of Commensalibacter melissae DNA includes these proteins:
- a CDS encoding RluA family pseudouridine synthase, with protein sequence MLPFRILYQDNYYIIIDKPAGMPVYSSDKNDSIPSVENFFPLLSRRKEGPWLVHRLDQDTAGCLLIALRKQALIKAQACFAQHKVNKVYWAIVQGRPKKYSGIITSPLLKITQKGQWKMIQDNKGQNALTKWKFLKGDNTCSLIELNLQTGRTHQARAHCSIMGHPIIGDTIYGAKKYSSIPLSLLSRTLTLQLETAISATAQPPQHMLHYINKFSIYKKS encoded by the coding sequence TTGCTTCCTTTTAGAATTCTTTATCAAGATAACTATTATATTATCATTGACAAACCTGCTGGAATGCCTGTGTATTCGAGCGATAAAAATGACTCCATTCCCTCTGTCGAAAATTTTTTTCCCCTGTTATCAAGACGAAAAGAAGGGCCGTGGCTAGTACACCGTTTAGACCAGGATACAGCAGGATGTTTATTAATAGCCCTACGCAAGCAAGCCCTAATCAAGGCCCAAGCCTGTTTTGCGCAACATAAAGTAAATAAAGTCTATTGGGCCATTGTTCAGGGTAGACCGAAAAAATATTCCGGTATCATTACATCCCCCCTTTTAAAAATAACACAAAAGGGCCAATGGAAAATGATACAAGATAATAAGGGTCAGAATGCACTGACAAAATGGAAATTTTTGAAAGGCGATAATACTTGCAGTTTAATTGAACTTAATTTACAAACGGGTAGAACCCATCAGGCCAGAGCCCATTGTTCCATTATGGGACATCCAATTATCGGTGATACAATATATGGTGCCAAGAAATATTCATCCATTCCATTATCATTATTGAGTCGAACCCTAACGCTTCAATTGGAAACAGCCATTTCTGCTACGGCTCAGCCACCACAACATATGCTACATTACATAAATAAATTCAGCATATATAAAAAGTCTTAA
- the rfbD gene encoding dTDP-4-dehydrorhamnose reductase translates to MTILVIGGKNGQLTESLRNLHDKRLKFIGRPQFDFTQHNTICGVFEQDRPDLVVNTAAWTAVDAAEDHRDEAYLVNSDGPAYFAELCAGYNIPMIHISTDYVFSGEKGTPYVETDPISPETVYGASKVAGEKAILQAHPHVIILRTAWVYSEHGKNFVRTIINAGAKNPALRVVGDQKGNPTCSDDLAWAIMKIADRIVGQKWQDNWSGIYHAVGTGDATWYDLAVYALRQAERYGQKMPSITSIKTEDWPTPAKRPQDSRLNTDKLYKTFAIRLPDWHKSVDNVIKKIFST, encoded by the coding sequence GTGACAATTCTAGTAATTGGCGGGAAAAATGGACAATTGACAGAATCTTTACGGAATTTGCATGATAAACGCTTAAAGTTCATCGGCCGTCCACAGTTTGATTTTACACAACATAATACGATTTGTGGAGTTTTTGAGCAAGATAGACCTGACCTTGTTGTAAATACCGCAGCATGGACGGCTGTTGACGCGGCAGAGGATCATCGAGATGAAGCCTATTTGGTCAATAGCGATGGGCCTGCCTATTTTGCTGAATTATGTGCAGGATATAATATTCCCATGATTCATATTTCAACAGATTATGTATTTTCTGGTGAAAAGGGGACTCCCTATGTTGAAACGGATCCAATTTCTCCCGAAACAGTATATGGGGCAAGTAAGGTTGCAGGAGAGAAGGCTATTTTACAGGCTCATCCTCATGTAATTATATTGAGGACAGCTTGGGTTTATTCGGAACACGGAAAAAATTTTGTTCGTACTATCATTAATGCGGGAGCCAAAAATCCAGCGCTTCGTGTTGTAGGGGATCAGAAGGGAAATCCAACTTGTTCTGATGATTTGGCTTGGGCGATTATGAAAATAGCAGATCGGATTGTCGGTCAAAAATGGCAGGATAATTGGAGCGGTATTTATCATGCTGTTGGAACGGGTGATGCGACCTGGTATGATTTGGCTGTATATGCATTGAGACAGGCAGAGCGTTATGGGCAAAAAATGCCTTCCATTACTTCTATAAAAACTGAAGATTGGCCAACTCCTGCAAAAAGACCACAGGATTCAAGGTTGAATACGGACAAGCTTTATAAAACTTTTGCCATACGGCTACCGGATTGGCATAAAAGTGTTGATAATGTCATTAAAAAAATTTTCTCGACATAG
- the rfbC gene encoding dTDP-4-dehydrorhamnose 3,5-epimerase yields MKIEKLAISEVLLITPPRFRDNRGFFSETYNAQRLKEVGIDLPFVQDNQSLSVQKGVVRGLHCQLGPYEQGKLVRCTQGSIWDVAIDARTGSPTYGKWVAAELSADNWSQLWIPPGFLHGFCTLTENVMVQYKCTNLYNKVSERAVLWNCKEIGIKWPIAVNDAILSEKDMQNPSFSAAKNWFSYS; encoded by the coding sequence ATGAAAATAGAAAAATTAGCCATTTCAGAAGTATTATTGATAACACCTCCTCGCTTTCGGGATAATCGTGGATTTTTTTCAGAAACCTATAATGCGCAGCGATTAAAAGAAGTCGGGATTGATTTGCCTTTTGTGCAGGATAATCAAAGCCTTTCTGTTCAGAAAGGTGTTGTGAGGGGTTTGCATTGTCAGTTGGGCCCTTATGAACAAGGGAAGTTGGTAAGATGTACGCAAGGTTCGATTTGGGATGTGGCTATTGATGCGCGAACGGGTTCTCCGACATATGGGAAATGGGTTGCTGCGGAATTATCAGCTGACAATTGGTCTCAATTGTGGATACCACCAGGATTTTTACATGGTTTTTGTACGTTAACAGAAAACGTTATGGTACAATATAAATGTACAAATTTATATAATAAAGTCAGTGAGCGTGCTGTTTTATGGAATTGTAAAGAAATTGGCATTAAATGGCCAATCGCTGTAAATGATGCGATTTTATCAGAAAAAGATATGCAAAATCCATCATTTTCAGCAGCAAAGAATTGGTTTTCATATTCATAA
- the rfbA gene encoding glucose-1-phosphate thymidylyltransferase RfbA, which produces MTNQHEKSIKGILLAGGSGTRLYPLTAVSSKQLLPIYDKPMIYYPLTTLMLAGIREIMIISTPHDIPQIKRLLGNGSDIGMKFDYCVQPKPEGIAQAFVLAEEWLDASPCALVLGDNLIFASHLSQLLQKAVQRKSGATIFSYQVSDPERYGVVTFDENGKVTQIVEKPKDPPSNWAVTGLYFYDSRVTEYAKKIKPSARGEYEITDLNKIYFENDNLHVERLGRGCAWLDAGIPASLMQAGNFVQMIQARQGILVGSPAEVAYHRGFINAEQLRAIAKKLNKTDLGRMLMDVANEGFNQK; this is translated from the coding sequence ATGACAAATCAGCATGAAAAATCAATAAAGGGTATATTACTGGCTGGTGGATCAGGTACAAGGTTATATCCTTTGACAGCTGTTTCCAGTAAACAATTATTGCCTATATATGACAAACCCATGATTTATTATCCGCTGACAACATTAATGCTGGCGGGTATTCGGGAAATCATGATTATCTCTACCCCTCATGATATACCGCAAATCAAAAGATTATTGGGAAACGGTTCTGATATTGGAATGAAATTTGACTATTGTGTTCAACCCAAACCTGAAGGTATTGCACAAGCTTTTGTTTTAGCTGAAGAGTGGTTGGATGCTTCCCCTTGTGCCCTGGTGCTGGGGGATAACTTGATCTTTGCTTCACATTTAAGTCAGCTGTTGCAAAAGGCGGTTCAACGAAAATCCGGTGCAACGATATTCAGTTATCAGGTTAGTGATCCTGAACGGTATGGTGTTGTGACATTTGATGAAAATGGCAAGGTAACCCAGATTGTAGAGAAACCGAAAGATCCTCCTTCAAACTGGGCTGTTACAGGACTGTATTTTTATGATTCAAGGGTTACAGAATATGCAAAAAAAATAAAACCATCAGCACGTGGTGAATATGAAATCACGGATTTAAATAAAATTTATTTTGAAAATGACAATTTACATGTAGAGCGTCTGGGTCGGGGTTGTGCTTGGTTGGATGCCGGTATTCCCGCCAGTTTGATGCAGGCGGGAAATTTTGTGCAAATGATTCAGGCAAGACAAGGGATTTTGGTGGGATCTCCTGCTGAGGTGGCCTATCATAGAGGATTTATTAATGCGGAGCAATTACGTGCAATTGCAAAAAAATTGAATAAAACAGACCTTGGGAGAATGTTGATGGATGTTGCAAACGAAGGTTTTAATCAAAAGTAA
- the rfbB gene encoding dTDP-glucose 4,6-dehydratase, whose product MLILVTGGCGFIGSAVIRHLIKNTQHEVVNIDILTYSASFENVAEIAGNSRYSFCKTDITDFISLKKIFNQFKPDAVMHLAAESHVDRSIDGPEVFIRTNIHGTYCLLQAAYEYWRAMSVDRQRKFRFHHISTDEVFGALQSDDPPFTEQTPYDPRSPYSASKAASDHLVRAWFHTYGLPTFVTNTTNNYGIWHFPEKLIPLMIINALEGKALPVYGKGDNIRDWLYVEDHAEALVKAIELGIPGETYAIGAQQPRTNLEVVQTICHILDELKPDPQGKYERLIHFVTDRPGHDFRYEINPVHAQTELKWKAKHNFEEGIRKTIQWYLNHEDWWKNIRQKHYAGQRLGIKQ is encoded by the coding sequence ATGTTGATTTTAGTCACTGGAGGATGTGGTTTTATTGGTTCAGCTGTGATTCGACATCTTATAAAAAATACGCAGCATGAAGTGGTTAATATCGATATCCTAACGTATTCGGCTTCTTTTGAAAATGTGGCAGAAATAGCTGGAAATAGCCGGTATTCTTTTTGCAAAACTGATATTACTGATTTTATTTCATTAAAAAAAATATTTAATCAATTCAAACCTGATGCAGTAATGCACCTGGCTGCAGAATCTCATGTAGATCGTTCGATTGATGGGCCTGAAGTGTTTATTCGGACCAATATTCATGGAACATATTGTTTATTACAGGCTGCTTATGAATATTGGAGAGCAATGTCAGTAGATAGACAAAGAAAATTCCGTTTCCATCATATTTCAACAGATGAAGTTTTTGGTGCTTTACAGTCTGATGATCCCCCATTTACAGAACAAACCCCTTATGATCCACGCAGTCCTTATTCTGCTTCAAAAGCAGCTTCAGATCATCTGGTTAGGGCTTGGTTTCATACATATGGACTTCCAACTTTTGTGACAAACACAACAAATAATTATGGCATTTGGCATTTTCCAGAAAAGTTAATCCCGTTAATGATTATCAATGCCTTGGAAGGCAAGGCTCTACCAGTTTATGGTAAGGGAGACAATATAAGAGACTGGCTGTATGTTGAGGATCATGCTGAAGCGCTTGTAAAAGCTATAGAGCTTGGAATTCCGGGAGAAACTTATGCAATTGGTGCCCAACAACCCAGAACTAATCTGGAGGTTGTGCAAACGATTTGTCATATTCTTGATGAGCTGAAGCCTGATCCTCAGGGAAAATATGAGCGGTTGATTCATTTTGTGACGGATCGTCCAGGTCATGATTTTAGATATGAAATAAATCCAGTCCATGCACAAACCGAATTAAAATGGAAAGCAAAACACAATTTTGAAGAAGGAATTCGTAAAACGATTCAATGGTATTTGAATCATGAGGATTGGTGGAAAAATATTCGTCAAAAACATTATGCTGGACAACGGTTGGGAATAAAACAATGA
- a CDS encoding histidine phosphatase family protein, with translation MSNNNFSFIDHPDAIGDTTRFWFIRHAIVNEKDRSYLYGTKDVPICPAHLKKQQTYYQFLANKLPKTQLWFITSLSRTRDTALQIQKAGYGSENLQIENAFLEQNLGAWQGLSHVTVEKHRKFSAHPFWPFSAEETPPKGENMNDVHQRVSCKMEEFSRIYTNKDIIVISHGGAIRAALAYASKIPVNSALSFAIYNLSITLIEKTREHWHIITVNDMI, from the coding sequence ATGTCTAACAATAATTTTAGTTTCATAGACCATCCTGATGCTATTGGTGATACGACACGTTTCTGGTTTATTCGTCATGCAATTGTTAATGAAAAGGATCGTTCTTACCTTTATGGTACTAAAGATGTTCCAATCTGTCCTGCACATTTAAAAAAACAACAAACATACTATCAGTTTCTGGCCAATAAATTACCCAAGACACAACTTTGGTTCATTACTAGCCTGTCCCGTACAAGAGATACGGCCTTACAAATTCAAAAGGCGGGTTATGGATCTGAGAATTTACAAATCGAAAATGCTTTTCTGGAACAGAATCTTGGAGCCTGGCAGGGTCTATCACATGTTACAGTTGAAAAACACCGAAAATTTTCTGCGCATCCTTTTTGGCCCTTCTCAGCCGAAGAAACTCCACCCAAAGGTGAAAACATGAATGATGTCCATCAAAGAGTCAGTTGCAAAATGGAGGAATTTAGCAGAATATACACAAATAAAGATATTATTGTCATATCTCATGGCGGGGCTATTCGGGCTGCCCTTGCCTATGCTTCAAAAATCCCGGTTAATTCAGCATTATCCTTTGCCATTTATAACCTTTCCATTACTCTGATAGAAAAAACACGTGAACATTGGCATATTATTACGGTAAATGATATGATTTAG
- a CDS encoding lipopolysaccharide biosynthesis protein yields the protein MPKNKIPSYRGSLRRSGYNVLKLLSGKIINVPLGLAQIYLTTRLIGDKGYGFLVLIYAFGQLVGDVAEFQSWQTVLHYGLKPYQNKDLPLFQRVLRFSFLLDACSATFALVVSVLIAINFSNILGWPPEWHYLGIIFSFSVLFTTSATANGVLLLLNRYDLLAIQGTTTTTVRFLGIAFLTLIHGGMLGAVIVWTFATFMNFITILVTALYQLYKQGFLKGFFNRINDGLTKDLPGIWKFAWNTNINMTFSLVSAHITAQIIGSMLGTVQNARYSIANKISEAIAKPVIMLQSTLYPEMTRSWQGSKPSHLYKMALQITLLTGGIISVIFLILPYIAPYIISLLLHKSTTPETLHLLYWLAGAKAVILWGISLEPILITTGNTKGASISRGINSFIYIPMLIIFIQKWGIQGIGPATLISSVLLVISQILFVIKYKKKTITQ from the coding sequence GTGCCAAAGAATAAAATCCCTTCCTACAGAGGCAGTTTAAGGCGGTCAGGATATAACGTATTAAAATTATTAAGCGGAAAGATCATCAATGTTCCTCTTGGTTTAGCCCAAATTTATTTAACAACCCGACTCATTGGCGATAAAGGATACGGTTTTCTGGTTCTTATATACGCTTTTGGCCAGCTTGTGGGCGATGTGGCAGAATTTCAATCATGGCAGACTGTCTTGCATTACGGTCTTAAACCCTATCAAAATAAAGATCTTCCCCTTTTTCAACGAGTGTTGCGATTTTCTTTTTTACTTGATGCATGCAGTGCTACCTTTGCCTTGGTCGTCAGTGTTCTGATTGCCATAAATTTCAGCAATATTTTGGGGTGGCCACCTGAATGGCATTATCTGGGTATCATTTTCAGTTTTTCTGTTTTATTTACGACAAGTGCAACAGCCAATGGCGTTTTATTATTATTGAACCGTTATGATTTACTGGCCATTCAAGGGACAACAACAACAACAGTTCGGTTCTTGGGCATCGCTTTTCTTACCCTTATTCATGGTGGTATGTTGGGAGCAGTTATTGTCTGGACTTTTGCCACTTTCATGAATTTCATTACTATTTTGGTCACCGCTTTGTACCAACTTTACAAGCAAGGTTTTTTAAAAGGATTTTTCAATCGTATTAATGATGGGCTTACCAAAGATTTACCCGGGATATGGAAATTTGCCTGGAATACCAATATAAACATGACTTTTTCCCTTGTTTCCGCCCATATAACCGCTCAAATTATTGGAAGTATGCTTGGTACTGTTCAAAATGCACGCTATTCGATTGCCAATAAAATTTCAGAAGCGATTGCAAAACCTGTCATTATGCTACAATCTACATTATATCCGGAAATGACCCGCTCATGGCAGGGCAGCAAACCATCGCACCTTTATAAAATGGCCTTGCAAATCACTCTTTTAACCGGCGGTATCATTTCCGTTATTTTTCTCATTCTACCTTATATTGCACCATATATCATTTCATTATTACTTCATAAATCCACCACACCTGAAACCCTTCATTTACTATATTGGTTGGCTGGTGCAAAAGCAGTTATCCTATGGGGGATTTCCTTGGAACCCATTTTAATCACAACAGGAAATACCAAAGGGGCATCCATTTCTCGTGGAATAAACAGTTTCATTTATATACCAATGTTGATTATTTTTATTCAAAAATGGGGGATACAGGGGATTGGACCAGCCACCCTAATTTCATCTGTATTACTGGTTATTTCCCAAATCCTTTTTGTTATAAAATATAAAAAGAAAACTATAACACAATAA
- the moaC gene encoding cyclic pyranopterin monophosphate synthase MoaC: MSKLTHFDESGQAHMVDVADKKISKRTAMAGGAIQMSQEAFELLKKGNSHKGDILGIARIAAIQGSKQTSNLIPLCHPLSLNHLKVEFELEESKHIVHMRVTVDTEGKTGVEMEALTGVSVGLLTVYDMLKAVDKRMVMHNIHLVSKKGGKSGEFNF; encoded by the coding sequence ATGAGTAAATTGACGCATTTTGATGAGTCTGGGCAAGCTCACATGGTTGATGTCGCAGATAAGAAAATCTCGAAAAGAACTGCCATGGCTGGGGGGGCAATCCAGATGTCTCAGGAAGCTTTTGAACTTTTGAAAAAAGGAAACAGTCATAAGGGTGACATACTAGGTATAGCAAGAATTGCCGCCATACAGGGCAGCAAACAGACTTCAAATTTGATCCCTTTATGTCATCCATTATCGCTAAATCATCTAAAAGTGGAATTTGAATTGGAAGAAAGCAAACATATTGTGCATATGCGGGTTACTGTTGATACAGAGGGCAAAACAGGAGTTGAAATGGAAGCGTTGACAGGGGTTTCTGTAGGATTGTTAACCGTTTATGATATGCTTAAAGCGGTAGATAAAAGAATGGTCATGCATAACATTCATCTTGTTTCTAAAAAGGGTGGGAAAAGCGGAGAATTTAATTTTTAA
- a CDS encoding MoaD/ThiS family protein codes for MIKIRYFGFLKDILQIEEEEITWDNGNSQDLLNFLRSRNASWSDALAEENIFRLAINQRIIYQPTPLHPDDEVAILPPVTGG; via the coding sequence ATGATAAAAATCCGTTATTTTGGTTTTCTTAAAGATATTTTACAAATTGAAGAGGAAGAAATTACCTGGGACAACGGTAATTCACAAGATTTACTCAATTTTTTAAGAAGCCGCAATGCCTCTTGGTCGGACGCCTTGGCAGAAGAAAACATTTTCCGCCTGGCCATTAATCAACGCATTATCTATCAACCCACTCCCCTTCATCCTGATGATGAAGTTGCCATTCTACCTCCTGTTACAGGAGGTTGA
- a CDS encoding molybdenum cofactor biosynthesis protein MoaE, whose protein sequence is MFSVKIQTQPFSQEEFRKKIHAFNCGAIVSFTGIVRGFDEKEPLDYLYLEHFPSVTEQEIERIIHLAKKRWDIQGCQVIHRVGNLRVGEEIVLVLTAASHRKAAFESAEFIMDYLKSEAPFWKKEFFRNGQSRWVRAKSYDLKEKERWSSHE, encoded by the coding sequence TTGTTCTCTGTCAAAATACAGACCCAACCTTTTTCACAAGAGGAATTCCGAAAAAAGATTCACGCTTTCAATTGCGGCGCAATTGTCAGCTTTACCGGTATCGTCAGGGGGTTTGATGAAAAAGAACCGCTTGATTATCTTTATCTTGAACATTTTCCGTCTGTAACTGAACAAGAAATTGAACGAATAATTCATTTGGCAAAAAAACGATGGGATATACAGGGTTGTCAGGTTATACACCGCGTGGGGAATTTACGGGTAGGAGAAGAAATCGTTTTGGTTCTGACAGCGGCCAGTCATAGAAAGGCTGCATTTGAATCTGCTGAATTCATAATGGATTATTTAAAATCAGAAGCTCCATTCTGGAAAAAAGAATTTTTTAGAAACGGACAGTCAAGATGGGTCAGGGCCAAATCATACGATTTAAAAGAAAAAGAACGATGGTCCAGTCATGAATGA
- the mobA gene encoding molybdenum cofactor guanylyltransferase MobA: protein MNDKNIAAFILAGGEGRRVGRQNKGLLSLNSHPLVNHVIQRIQPHVQNILISANNHIETYQSFGFPVYQDLPQWKGKGPLAGIVSLYSFIPAHTDYILVVPCDTPFLPANLVSSLYHALISNPDLLIAYVATPKQIHPSIFLCKPCTNDYLANHLNHQHYSLKSWISAHPNIKVNFHDEHEFTNINDLDTLTRYQQGRHHAKKL, encoded by the coding sequence ATGAATGATAAAAATATTGCCGCCTTTATTCTGGCAGGTGGGGAAGGTCGGCGTGTAGGACGTCAAAACAAAGGATTGCTTTCTCTTAATAGTCATCCCCTTGTCAATCATGTTATCCAACGTATTCAACCACATGTTCAAAACATTTTGATAAGCGCAAACAATCATATTGAAACTTATCAATCTTTTGGTTTTCCAGTCTACCAGGATCTCCCCCAATGGAAAGGAAAAGGTCCCCTAGCTGGCATTGTCAGTCTTTATTCCTTTATTCCCGCTCATACAGATTACATATTGGTTGTTCCCTGCGACACTCCCTTTTTACCCGCAAATCTAGTTTCCTCACTTTATCACGCATTGATATCAAATCCAGACTTGCTAATTGCGTACGTAGCGACACCAAAACAGATTCATCCAAGTATCTTCTTATGCAAACCCTGTACGAATGACTATCTTGCCAATCATTTAAATCATCAGCATTATAGCCTTAAATCATGGATATCTGCACACCCAAATATAAAAGTGAATTTTCATGATGAACATGAATTTACCAATATTAACGACCTTGACACATTAACCCGTTATCAACAAGGCAGGCACCATGCTAAAAAACTATGA